The sequence CATAAAAGTTTGATGGCGGTTATACACATTCAAATTCACCCTCAAATACCCTCCATAAGGGTGGTTGTCATGCAAATGCACCAGTTTTCTGTTTTCAAGTGAAGGGGTATACATGTCTTGGGCGAGAGAAATGCCAAAACGAGTAACCCTAGGGCTTTTATTGAAAAACCCTAAATACGAAGTCCATTTCATCGCTTTATTTTTAGAAAAATCAAACTCTTTAGTAGAAAAGCCTATTTGGTTGCCTGCGGTATAATACTCATCAATGTAAGGGTTGATATAACCATCATTTTCAGTCATCAAATTGATAGAATAGCGTTTAGAGGGCGTTAATGGGGTAAGAATATCCTCTTTTGCCCATGCAAACGTTCCTAATAATAAACATAAAATGAATTTGAAAAACAAAACACTTCCTCTTAGGTTATTATGGGGTTATTGTAACGAAATAAGGCTTAATTGCAAGAGCGTTTAAAGGGTAAAAGAGAAATTCTACCCCATTGAAAAGAGCGTGGTTTTAGGCATAAAAAACTCACACTAAAAAATAAAACACCCCACACACGACTAAGCCTACAAAAATTAAAGTCAAAACGCAATAGCCCATAATATCTTTAGCGCCCAAACCTGCAATGGCTAAAGCGGGCAAAGCCCAAAAAGGCTGTATCATATTCGTCCAAGCGTCTCCCCAAGCGATAGCCATAGAAACCACGCCCGGATCCACCCCCAAGCTTTGCCCTGCAGGGAGCATGATAGGAGCTTGAATCGCCCATTGCCCTCCGCCAGAGGGGATGAAAATATTGACAATCCCTGCGCTCAAAAAAGTCATGAGCGCGAAAGTTTTTTCATTAGCGATGTGCGTGAAGGCTAAAGAAAGCATTTGCGCTAAAGAATGACCCCCCACGCTATGGCTTGCCATCATTCCCATAATCCCAGCATAAAAAGGGAATTGCAATAAAATCCCAGCCACGCTCCTAGCGGAATAATTGATCGCTTTCACATAAGCTAAAGGGGTTTTATGGAGCAAAATCCCTAAAAAAAGGAAAATCGTATTGACAATATTTAAACTAAGCCCTCCTCCTTTAAAAAAATAAATACCAAGATACCCAAAACCCAAAAAAACCAAAAGATAAGAAAGCAAAGCGCTGTTTTCCAAAAAATGCGCGATCGTTTTGTCTTGTTGGTGATCAATGAGTTCTGTTTCCTTGTATTCGTCTTTTAAAAGCTTTGCATCAATCCCAATGATTTCTTCCTTTTTAGGGTGGATTATTGCCATTAAAAAGGGTAACCCTACAAGAATGATCCCTATGATGATTAAATTATATGCAGAAAAAATCGTCTGACTGATGGGAATAGCTTTTTCAATCACCCCAGCGCTTATTTTGGATAGATTTTCATTTTGGGTGGCAACGCTTAAAGGGATAGAGCCTGATAAGCCCCCATGCCAGATGACAAAACCCGAATAAGCGCTAGCAATAAGCAGCCTGTAATCCACCCCTTTAACATTTTTGGCGATCTCTTTTGCAAAAATCGCACTGATCACTAAGCCAAAACCCCAGTTGATCCAATTAGCGATTAATGACAAAAAGGTAACCAACCATAAAGCCGTATAATACCCTTTAGGTAAAGACGCTAGATATTTTAAAAGTTTTTGGACTAATTTAGCGCTAGCCAGAGCCTGACCCAACACCAAAATAAGAGCCATTTGCATAGAAAAACCTAAAAGCGTCCAAGTGCCATTCCCCCAACTAGAAATGACAGAAAAAGCGTCTTGCCCTGTCAAACCATAAACAAGAACAAACACGATAAACGATAAAAGAGCGACCAAGACAAAAGAGTCCGGCAAACATTTAGACGCCAAAAACACGCATGCTGAAGTCAAATGCCTTAATAAAAACATCAACAC is a genomic window of Helicobacter pylori oki112 containing:
- a CDS encoding TIGR00366 family protein; amino-acid sequence: MFLLRHLTSACVFLASKCLPDSFVLVALLSFIVFVLVYGLTGQDAFSVISSWGNGTWTLLGFSMQMALILVLGQALASAKLVQKLLKYLASLPKGYYTALWLVTFLSLIANWINWGFGLVISAIFAKEIAKNVKGVDYRLLIASAYSGFVIWHGGLSGSIPLSVATQNENLSKISAGVIEKAIPISQTIFSAYNLIIIGIILVGLPFLMAIIHPKKEEIIGIDAKLLKDEYKETELIDHQQDKTIAHFLENSALLSYLLVFLGFGYLGIYFFKGGGLSLNIVNTIFLFLGILLHKTPLAYVKAINYSARSVAGILLQFPFYAGIMGMMASHSVGGHSLAQMLSLAFTHIANEKTFALMTFLSAGIVNIFIPSGGGQWAIQAPIMLPAGQSLGVDPGVVSMAIAWGDAWTNMIQPFWALPALAIAGLGAKDIMGYCVLTLIFVGLVVCGVFYFLV